The Euphorbia lathyris chromosome 2, ddEupLath1.1, whole genome shotgun sequence genome includes a window with the following:
- the LOC136219335 gene encoding uncharacterized protein isoform X1 — protein sequence MKVVLALLKNIGLSFCLELQGSLLPKFQERLMLMYYNFLWKTCRVGASPDGKHTVLEVVTIVLDLPPPYPGSMSGISSVDKEKPTANLLKLWSRAHQRSPYNGVLIYVAREG from the exons ATGAAAGTGGTTTTAGCGCTACTGAAGAAT ATAGGGTTGTCATTTTGCTTGGAATTGCAAGGATCTTTGCTACCGAAGTTCCAGGAAAGATTGATGCTGATGTATTACAATTTTCTTTGGAAA ACATGCCGTGTTGGTGCTAGTCCTGATGGGAAACACACTGTCTTGGAAGTTGTCACTATTGTTCTTGACCTACCACCACCGTATCCTGGGTCAATGTCAGGAATTTCATCAGTAGATAAG GAGAAACCAACAGCAAATCTCTTGAAGCTTTG GTCAAGAGCACATCAAAGGAGTCCTTACAATGGG GTATTAATCTATGTTGCTAGAGAAGGTTGA
- the LOC136219335 gene encoding uncharacterized protein isoform X2 encodes MQLQIGLSFCLELQGSLLPKFQERLMLMYYNFLWKTCRVGASPDGKHTVLEVVTIVLDLPPPYPGSMSGISSVDKEKPTANLLKLWSRAHQRSPYNGVLIYVAREG; translated from the exons AT GCAACTCCAGATAGGGTTGTCATTTTGCTTGGAATTGCAAGGATCTTTGCTACCGAAGTTCCAGGAAAGATTGATGCTGATGTATTACAATTTTCTTTGGAAA ACATGCCGTGTTGGTGCTAGTCCTGATGGGAAACACACTGTCTTGGAAGTTGTCACTATTGTTCTTGACCTACCACCACCGTATCCTGGGTCAATGTCAGGAATTTCATCAGTAGATAAG GAGAAACCAACAGCAAATCTCTTGAAGCTTTG GTCAAGAGCACATCAAAGGAGTCCTTACAATGGG GTATTAATCTATGTTGCTAGAGAAGGTTGA
- the LOC136219335 gene encoding uncharacterized protein isoform X3 has protein sequence MLMYYNFLWKTCRVGASPDGKHTVLEVVTIVLDLPPPYPGSMSGISSVDKEKPTANLLKLWSRAHQRSPYNGVLIYVAREG, from the exons ATGCTGATGTATTACAATTTTCTTTGGAAA ACATGCCGTGTTGGTGCTAGTCCTGATGGGAAACACACTGTCTTGGAAGTTGTCACTATTGTTCTTGACCTACCACCACCGTATCCTGGGTCAATGTCAGGAATTTCATCAGTAGATAAG GAGAAACCAACAGCAAATCTCTTGAAGCTTTG GTCAAGAGCACATCAAAGGAGTCCTTACAATGGG GTATTAATCTATGTTGCTAGAGAAGGTTGA
- the LOC136219336 gene encoding probable methionine--tRNA ligase codes for MGDSSSNTISKDDRKAPKVPIPGKRNIMITSALPYVNNVPHLGNIIGCVLSADVFARYCRLRGYNAIYMCGTDEYGTATETKALEENCSPKEICDKYHAIHRDVYNWFNISFDEFGRTSSPQQTEVCQAIFKKLLENNWLSENTMQQLYCDTCKRFLADRLVEGTCPTEGCNYDSARGDQCENCGKLLNPTELKDPRCKVCRNTPRIRDTDHLFLELPLLKDKLVNYIENMSVAGSWSQNAIQATNAWLKEGLRQRCITRDLKWGVPVPHEKFKDKVFYVWFDAPIGYVSITSCYTPDWEKWWKNPENVELYQFMGKDNVPFHTVMFPSTLLGTGENWTLMKTISVTEYLNYEAGKFSKSKGIGVFGNDAKDTNIPVEVWRYYLLTNRPEVSDTLFTWSDLQAKLNSELLSNLGNFINRVLSFIAKPSGTGYGSIIPDAPNADSHPLTKKLAEDVGKYVEQYIEAMEKVKLKQGLKIAMSISGEGNAYLQESQFWKLYKEDQPSCNIVMRTSVGLVYLLATLLEPFMPSFSVEVFKQLNMSLEQASLCDDKGDIDQAKRPWEFLPPNHKIGTPEPLFKELKDEEVDFFRKKFAGSQAERAEAEAAKTAEQLKKTKISDGGKKQQAKKTAAVAKSKSTVEPEITITRLDIRVGLITKAQKHPDADSLYVEEIDLGGETRTVVSGLVKYIPLEKMQNRKVCVLCNLKPATMRGIKSQAMVLAASNSDHTKVELVDPPESAIVGERVTFPGFEGEPDDVLNPKKKVWETLQVDLQTNADLVACYKNIPLTTSAGVCKVESIGSASIR; via the exons ATGGGGGATAGCTCATCAAACACCATCTCCAAAGATGATCGGAAGGCCCCAAAGGTCCCGATCCCTGGCAAGAGAAACATTATGATTACGAGCGCCTTGCCTTATGTCAATAACGTTCCTCATCTTGGCAATATCATTGGAT GTGTACTGAGCGCTGATGTTTTTGCTCGATATTGCCGGTTACGAGGCTACAATGCCATATACATGTGTGGTACCGATGAGTATGGAACAGCAACGGAGACTAAGGCCCTGGAGGAGAATTGCTCTCCTAAAGAGATTTGTGACAA GTATCATGCAATTCATAGAGACGTTTATAACTGGTTCAATATAAGTTTTGATGAATTTGGACGCACATCAAGTCCACAACAGACTGAAGTTTGCCAAGCAATTTTTAAGAAGTTGTTAGAGAACAATTGGCTTTCTGAGAACACAATGCAGCAG CTCTACTGTGATACCTGCAAAAGGTTCTTAGCTGATCGGCTTGTAGAGGGTACTTGTCCGACTGAAGGGTGTAATTATGATTCTGCACGAGGAGATCAATGTGAAAACTGTGGAAAGTTGCTGAATCCGACAGAGTTAAAAGATCCTAGGTGCAAG GTTTGTCGAAATACTCCACGCATTCGTGATACAGATCACTTGTTTCTTGAGCTTCCATTGCTGAAGGATAAACTGGTAAACTACATTGAGAACATGTCTGTAGCTGGATCCTGGAGTCAAAATGCTATTCAAGCAACTAATGCCTGGTTGAAAGAAGGACTAAGACAGCGATGTATTACCAGAGATCTGAAGTGGGGAGTTCCAGTACCACACGAGAAATTTAAGGATAAA GTTTTCTATGTCTGGTTTGATGCACCTATTGGGTATGTCTCAATCACTTCATGCTACACTCCAGACTGGGAAAAGTGGTGGAAGAATCCTGAAAATGTGGAGCTCTATCAGTTTATGGGCAAGGATAATGTTCCTTTCCACACT GTTATGTTTCCTTCTACTCTTCTTGGGACTGGTGAAAATTGGACCTTGATGAAGACTATAAGTGTTACTGAATACTTAAACTATGAAGCAG GAAAGTTTTCCAAGAGTAAAGGCATAGGAGTTTTTGGTAATGATGCCAAAGATACAAATATTCCTGTAGAAGTGTGGAGATATTATTTATTGACAAACAGACCTGAG GTTTCTGACACGCTGTTTACCTGGTCCGATTTGCAAGCCAAACTCAACAGTGAGttgctcagtaatttgggcaaCTTTATCAATCGAGTTCTGAGCTTTATTGCTAAACCTTCAG GCACAGGATATGGTTCAATTATTCCAGATGCTCCTAATGCTGACTCACATCCCTTAACAAAGAAATTAGCTGAAGATGTTGGTAAATATGTGGAGCAATATATTGAAGCCATGGAGAAA GTTAAATTAAAGCAAGGACTAAAAATTGCAATGAGCATTTCTGGTGAAGGAAATGCATATTTGCAA GAAAGCCAATTCTGGAAGCTTTACAAGGAAGATCAACCTTCTTGTAACATCGTTATGAGAACTTCTGTAGGTCTTGTATATCTTCTTGCAACTTTATTGGAACCTTTCATGCCATCCTTCTCTGTTGAG GTTTTCAAGCAGCTTAATATGTCTCTTGAGCAAGCCTCACTTTGTGATGATAAGGGAGATATTGATCAGGCAAAGAGACCGTGGGAGTTTTTACCTCCCAATCATAAAATTGGGACACCAGAGCCACTGTTCAAGGAACTG aaagatgaagaagtggATTTCTTCAGGAAGAAATTTGCTGGAAGTCAGGCAGAGAGGGCAGAGGCTGAAGCAGCAAAGACTGCCGAGCAACTGAAGAAGACAAAAATTTCAG ATGGTGGGAAGAAGCAACAAGCCAAAAAAACAGCTGCTGTTGCCAAATCAAAGAGCACTGTTGAGCCAGAAATTACCATCACCAGACTTGATATTCGTGTTGGTCTAATTACGAAAGCTCAGAAGCATCCTGATGCAGACTCTCTATACGTGGAAGAAATAGATTTGGGAGGGGAGACCCGAACAGTTGTTAGTGGACTTGTCAAGTATATACCTCTTGAAAAAATGCAG AATAGGAAAGTATGTGTTCTTTGTAACTTGAAGCCAGCAACCATGAGGGGTATCAAGTCACAAGCTATGGTTCTTGCCGCTTCCAACAGTGACCACACCAAG GTTGAGCTAGTAGATCCACCTGAATCTGCTATCGTTGGAGAGAGAGTTACCTTTCCAGGCTTCGAAGGCGAGCCCGATGATGTTCTGAATCCCAAGAAAAAGGTGTGGGAAACATTGCAAGTCGATCTGCAGACTAATGCGGATTTGGTGGCTTGCTACAAAAATATTCCACTTACAACTTCGGCCGGGGTGTGCAAAGTTGAATCAATTGGTAGTGCTTCAATAAGGTAA